A window of Sphingobacterium sp. SRCM116780 contains these coding sequences:
- a CDS encoding KdsC family phosphatase, producing MIFDNLKKVKAFVLDVDGVLTNGTVLVNEAGDQMRTFNIKDGYIMQLAVKLGYPLIIITGGNSAGVAKRLVGLGIKEVHSGVANKVEKLKEIMNSYNLNFQDILYMGDDIPDLACMKLVGLATCPADAIEEIKAICQYISPKKGGDGAVRDVMEKVLKLQGKWQIDSTIKSI from the coding sequence ATGATTTTTGATAATCTGAAAAAAGTAAAGGCTTTCGTATTGGATGTGGATGGTGTATTGACAAATGGAACAGTACTTGTCAATGAAGCTGGAGATCAAATGCGAACTTTTAATATTAAGGACGGCTATATCATGCAATTAGCTGTCAAATTAGGCTATCCTCTTATTATTATTACTGGAGGAAATTCAGCAGGAGTTGCTAAAAGACTTGTTGGATTAGGAATTAAAGAAGTTCACTCTGGAGTTGCTAACAAGGTCGAGAAATTGAAGGAAATTATGAATTCTTATAATTTGAATTTCCAAGATATACTTTACATGGGTGATGATATACCTGATCTAGCGTGTATGAAACTGGTTGGACTCGCAACATGTCCAGCAGATGCTATAGAGGAGATAAAAGCGATTTGTCAATATATATCTCCTAAAAAAGGGGGAGATGGTGCTGTTCGTGATGTGATGGAAAAAGTACTAAAACTTCAAGGGAAATGGCAGATTGATTCAACCATTAAAAGTATTTAA